The Candidatus Mycolicibacterium alkanivorans genome contains a region encoding:
- a CDS encoding LytR/AlgR family response regulator transcription factor gives MQLSVLAVEDEAPALDELAYLLGEHPEVGEVVGVGDATSALRILNERGVDAIFLDINMPGLSGLELASVLGNFAHPPAVVFVTAHDDKAVAAFEIGALDYLLKPIRKERLDDAVRRVCAARSAEPVPQPEEPVNDEVIPVELGGVTQLVRCDTIGWVEAEGDYARLHAASGSHLVRIPLSTLEERWRNRGFQRVHRSYLVALNMVTGLRTSGASTMVRLRANGTSPAAELPVSRRQARELRDRLIRDPMRAFRPGGND, from the coding sequence GTGCAGCTTTCGGTGCTGGCCGTCGAAGACGAGGCGCCCGCCCTCGACGAGCTCGCCTACCTGCTGGGCGAGCACCCCGAGGTCGGCGAGGTGGTCGGCGTCGGGGACGCGACCTCGGCCCTGCGCATCCTCAACGAGCGCGGTGTCGACGCGATCTTCCTCGACATCAACATGCCCGGACTGTCCGGCCTCGAATTGGCCAGTGTCCTCGGCAACTTCGCCCATCCGCCCGCGGTCGTGTTCGTCACCGCCCACGACGACAAGGCCGTCGCTGCCTTCGAGATCGGTGCACTCGACTATCTGCTCAAACCGATCCGCAAGGAGCGCCTCGACGATGCGGTGCGCCGGGTCTGCGCGGCCCGCAGCGCCGAACCGGTCCCGCAGCCCGAGGAGCCGGTCAACGACGAGGTCATCCCGGTCGAACTCGGCGGGGTCACCCAACTGGTCCGCTGCGACACCATCGGCTGGGTGGAGGCCGAAGGCGACTACGCCCGGCTGCACGCCGCGTCGGGATCCCATCTGGTGCGAATCCCGTTGAGCACCTTGGAGGAGCGCTGGCGCAACCGCGGCTTCCAACGCGTGCACCGCTCGTATCTGGTGGCGCTGAACATGGTCACCGGGCTGCGCACCTCCGGGGCGTCCACCATGGTGCGGTTGCGGGCCAACGGCACCTCCCCCGCCGCCGAGTTGCCGGTCAGTCGCAGGCAGGCCCGCGAGCTTCGCGACCGTCTCATCCGTGACCCGATGCGCGCATTCCGGCCCGGCGGCAATGACTAG
- a CDS encoding sensor histidine kinase, which translates to MSGAVALALAVTLAAVALIVGAIAVLTRNVVSTPAERTVHAALHTASLAARSLRRGLDVDSAAGAAPHLRALTGSDGVAIYDGDAALLAFDPPGDPLWTPSTLDLCHQTAREAITGQRRVLAREQSPAVVAQPMLDDDGVVIGVLVAVNTAEPAPGMLGAIGEVARYAASQLELAELAASRARLDRAEVLALRAQISPHFIYNALNTIASFVRTDPARARDLILEFADFTRYSFRSAGPYTALADELRNIDRYLTLERARFGTALSVTLQVAPEVLTVVVPFLALQPLVENAVRHGLAGRQGGSIEIVARNEGSDCVISVEDDGVGMDPEILRSGHGDVLGDGEQAAHVGLTNVDHRLRAAFGNDYGLVVETAPGAGTKVIMRVPKFRSGVRA; encoded by the coding sequence ATGTCGGGTGCGGTCGCGCTCGCGCTGGCGGTCACACTCGCGGCGGTGGCGTTGATCGTGGGCGCCATCGCCGTCCTGACCCGCAACGTGGTCAGCACGCCGGCCGAGCGCACGGTGCATGCCGCACTGCACACCGCCTCGCTGGCGGCCCGCTCGCTGCGCAGGGGCCTGGACGTGGATTCCGCGGCCGGCGCCGCCCCGCACTTGCGCGCCCTGACCGGCTCCGATGGCGTCGCCATCTACGACGGCGACGCGGCGCTGCTGGCGTTCGACCCGCCGGGCGATCCGTTGTGGACGCCGTCCACCCTGGACCTCTGTCACCAAACCGCACGTGAGGCGATCACCGGCCAGCGTCGGGTGCTGGCCCGCGAACAGTCCCCCGCCGTGGTGGCCCAGCCGATGCTCGACGACGACGGCGTGGTGATCGGTGTGCTGGTCGCGGTCAACACCGCCGAACCGGCCCCCGGCATGCTCGGCGCCATCGGCGAGGTCGCCCGCTACGCCGCCAGCCAGCTCGAGCTCGCCGAGCTCGCCGCCTCCCGCGCCCGCCTGGATCGCGCCGAGGTGCTGGCCCTGCGCGCCCAGATCAGCCCGCACTTCATCTACAACGCGCTGAACACCATCGCCTCGTTCGTCCGCACCGACCCCGCCCGCGCCCGTGACCTGATCCTGGAATTCGCCGACTTCACCCGCTACTCGTTCCGCTCGGCGGGGCCATACACGGCGCTGGCCGACGAGCTGCGCAACATCGACCGGTACCTGACGCTGGAGCGGGCCCGCTTCGGCACGGCCCTGTCGGTCACGCTGCAGGTGGCCCCCGAGGTGCTCACCGTCGTGGTGCCCTTCCTGGCGCTGCAGCCCCTCGTCGAGAACGCGGTGCGCCACGGTCTGGCCGGGCGACAGGGCGGGTCGATCGAAATCGTCGCGCGCAACGAAGGATCCGACTGCGTGATCAGCGTCGAGGACGACGGCGTCGGCATGGATCCGGAGATCTTGCGGTCCGGGCACGGTGACGTTCTGGGCGATGGCGAACAGGCCGCACATGTCGGATTGACCAATGTCGACCATCGGCTGCGCGCGGCGTTCGGCAACGATTACGGTCTGGTGGTCGAGACAGCCCCGGGCGCCGGGACCAAGGTCATCATGCGGGTGCCCAAGTTCCGGTCGGGTGTCCGGGCTTAG
- a CDS encoding DUF485 domain-containing protein, with protein MPSTDIPPRETQPSGAQYLAVQASPEFQELRRTLRRFVFPTTAFFLIWYASYVLLGAFAHDFMAIKVWGNINVGLLLGLGQFVTTFLITGLYVRFANRELDPRAEKIRNEMRWSAQ; from the coding sequence GTGCCCTCAACTGACATTCCGCCGCGGGAGACCCAACCCAGCGGCGCTCAATACCTGGCCGTACAGGCCAGCCCGGAGTTCCAGGAGCTGCGCCGCACCTTGCGCCGCTTCGTGTTCCCCACCACGGCGTTCTTCCTCATCTGGTACGCCAGCTACGTCCTGCTCGGCGCCTTCGCCCACGACTTCATGGCCATCAAGGTGTGGGGCAACATCAACGTCGGCCTGCTGCTGGGCCTGGGCCAGTTCGTCACCACCTTCCTCATCACCGGCCTCTACGTCCGGTTCGCCAACCGTGAGCTCGACCCGCGCGCGGAGAAGATCCGCAACGAAATGCGTTGGAGCGCGCAGTGA
- a CDS encoding sodium/solute symporter, which yields MSSSAATALTAGGLLAAAVATVAVGAYGVRLARTTSDFLVASRTVGARWNAAAISGEYLSAASFLGVAGLIAKYGADALWYPVGFTAGYLGLLLFVSAPLRRSGAYTVPDFAEFRLGSARLRQVAMLVVVTVCVLYLVPQYQGAGLTLKTLLGVPVWIGPLLVGAIVIVNVVGGGMRSITFVQAFQYWLKLTAIAVPALVLLVHFGTEHPPLGGPLPPTVDQQTTVTVEADVVVTIVDPAGVTASGPTLNGHLPGPGQYTLPKGTTLSVAAGAQTPVIAGVPPTGAQWIGSGGGLGGKHPLYQVFSIIVATFLGAMGLPHVLVRFYTNPDGRAARRTALAVIALLSLFYLFPTLLGVFARLYVPQLLITGKSDAAVLLLPSAAIGGLPGELIGALVAAGAIAAFLATSSGLLVSVAGALATDVLRGRVRDFRLAAVIGGLIPIPLSLIASTLELSRGVGLVFAVAASTLCPLLVLGIWWRGLTAKGAAAGLIVGALSSGLAALLAVTGWVDHDALRGWPATLIGYPATITVPLAFTTMVIVSRLTHAEVPAEVARVFARMHVPERLGMGVERVPRG from the coding sequence GTGAGTTCCTCGGCGGCAACGGCGTTGACGGCGGGCGGCCTGCTGGCCGCGGCGGTGGCGACGGTGGCCGTGGGCGCCTACGGCGTGCGGCTCGCCCGCACCACGTCGGACTTCCTGGTCGCCTCCCGCACTGTCGGCGCCCGGTGGAACGCCGCCGCCATATCGGGCGAATACCTCTCGGCGGCTTCGTTTCTCGGCGTCGCCGGGCTGATCGCCAAGTACGGCGCCGACGCCCTGTGGTATCCGGTCGGGTTCACCGCGGGTTACCTCGGGCTGCTGCTGTTCGTCTCCGCACCGCTGCGCCGCTCCGGTGCCTACACCGTTCCCGACTTCGCCGAGTTCCGGCTGGGCTCCGCGCGGCTGCGCCAGGTGGCGATGCTGGTGGTGGTGACGGTGTGCGTGCTCTACCTCGTCCCGCAGTACCAGGGTGCCGGGCTGACCTTGAAAACGCTTCTCGGCGTACCGGTTTGGATAGGGCCGCTGCTGGTCGGCGCGATCGTGATCGTCAACGTGGTCGGCGGCGGGATGCGCTCGATCACGTTCGTCCAGGCCTTCCAGTACTGGCTGAAGCTGACCGCGATCGCGGTGCCCGCACTGGTCCTGCTCGTTCACTTCGGCACCGAGCACCCCCCGCTCGGCGGGCCGCTGCCGCCCACGGTCGACCAGCAGACCACCGTCACCGTCGAAGCCGACGTGGTCGTCACGATCGTCGACCCGGCCGGCGTCACCGCGAGCGGTCCGACACTCAACGGCCACCTGCCCGGGCCCGGCCAGTACACGCTGCCGAAGGGGACGACCCTGAGCGTGGCCGCCGGCGCGCAGACCCCGGTGATCGCCGGGGTACCCCCGACGGGCGCGCAATGGATCGGCAGCGGCGGTGGCCTGGGCGGCAAACACCCGCTGTACCAAGTGTTTTCGATCATCGTCGCGACGTTCCTGGGCGCCATGGGCCTGCCGCACGTGCTGGTGCGCTTCTACACCAACCCCGACGGCCGCGCGGCGCGGCGGACGGCCCTAGCGGTGATCGCGCTGCTGTCGCTGTTCTATCTGTTCCCCACTCTGCTGGGGGTGTTCGCCCGGCTCTACGTTCCCCAGTTGCTCATCACCGGCAAGTCCGACGCGGCGGTGCTGCTGCTGCCGTCGGCCGCCATCGGCGGGCTGCCCGGTGAGCTGATCGGGGCGCTGGTCGCGGCGGGCGCCATCGCGGCCTTCCTGGCAACCTCGTCAGGTCTGCTGGTCAGCGTCGCCGGCGCGCTGGCCACCGACGTGCTGCGCGGCAGGGTGCGCGACTTCCGGCTGGCTGCCGTGATCGGCGGACTGATTCCGATTCCGCTGTCGCTCATCGCCTCGACCCTGGAGCTGTCGCGCGGTGTCGGTCTGGTCTTCGCCGTCGCGGCCTCCACCCTGTGCCCGCTGCTCGTGCTGGGCATCTGGTGGCGCGGACTGACCGCAAAAGGCGCGGCGGCCGGGCTGATCGTCGGCGCGTTGTCCTCCGGGCTTGCAGCGCTGTTGGCCGTGACCGGCTGGGTCGACCACGACGCGCTGCGCGGCTGGCCGGCCACGCTGATCGGGTATCCCGCCACGATCACGGTGCCGCTGGCCTTCACGACGATGGTGATCGTCAGCCGTCTCACCCACGCCGAAGTCCCGGCCGAGGTCGCCCGCGTATTTGCCCGGATGCACGTCCCGGAACGCCTGGGCATGGGCGTGGAGCGCGTCCCGCGCGGTTGA